Proteins found in one Hirundo rustica isolate bHirRus1 chromosome 9, bHirRus1.pri.v3, whole genome shotgun sequence genomic segment:
- the PTCH2 gene encoding protein patched homolog 2, with amino-acid sequence MPAEPPRAAPPPLRAARRKPLPEGRAVGQRTPLWLRARFQALLFALGCRIQRHCGKVLFVGLLVFGALAVGLRVASIETDIEHLWVEAGSRVSQELRYTKEKLGEESVYTSQMLIQTPKKDGDNILTQEALQLHLEAALAASKVQVSLYGKSWDLNKICYKSGVPIIENGMIERMIEKLFPCVILTPLDCFWEGSKLQGGSAYLPGRPDIQWSNLDPLQLMEELGQFTSLEGFKELLDKAEVGQAYMERPCLDPRDPQCPPSAPNKQSQQSPDIPAELSGGCHGFSRKFMRWQQELILGGTTKDSQGKLLRAEALQTMFLLMSPRQLYEHFKDDYEIHDISWTEEKAGAILEAWQRKFVELAQDSIPPNATQSVHAFSTTTLNDIMKSFSDVSVIRVAGGYLLMLAYACVTMLRWDCSKSQGAVGLAGVLLVALSVASGLGLCSLLGISFNAATTQVLPFLALGIGVDDMFLLAHAFTETSQHIPFKERTGECLKRTGTSVALTSVSNMIAFFMAALVPIPALRAFSLQAAVVVVFNFAMVLFVFPAILSLDLHRREKRRLDILCCFYSPCSSRVIQIQPQELADANDNHACHPSLYGHPGVATSTQITTTVQAFTRCDPSGHHIVTVLPPTSQVCTSPAVLLPHADPLGSQVFAPSSSTRDLLSQLDEAKGGRECVPLPFCRWSLADFAREKYAPLLLRTRTKVVVVVLFLALLGLSLYGTTMVHDGLYLTDIVPRDTKAHAFISAQFKYFSFYNMFIVTKGGFHYPGAQAALLSLHQAFSTVKYVVREGNRDLPKMWLHYFQDWLRGLQATFDRDWQAGRITHDSYRNGSEDGALAYKLLIQTGNKKEPFNFNQLTTRRLVDENGIIPPDTFYICLTVWASNDPLGFAASQANFYPPPPEWIHDKYDTTGENLRIPAAQPLEFAQFPFYLSGLRRTSDFVEAIESVRAICREAAQRHGVLSYPSGYPFLFWEQYIGLRHWFLLAISILLACTFLVCALLLLNPWTAGIIVSILAMMAVELFGIMGLMGIKLSAIPVVILIASVGIGVEFTVHVALGFLTAAGSRNVRSAAALEHTFAPVMDGAVSTLLGVLMLAGSEFDFIMRYFFAVLTILTLLGLLNGLVLLPVLLSVIGPPPEASLVDNGPCLPPPESVPPCLGPGGLYIRRAPAWPATFPEPSDTERCTESVGPGSPRGPFVVPPAPAHILLEAGKDPSFPRITVLKPYKDSLEVQGKKEASGPQPAAPLPFGEPCTTLPREHPQPGPPGTRPVPPAALPTYSTHLQGPAGSYTTVTATASVTVALHPTLPGSYPSFSPEGFAGSERGCLDEPSASCTAVPDTFEMQNMGHHGAGARR; translated from the exons ATGCCGGCCGAGcccccccgcgccgcgccgccgccgctccgcgccgcccgccgcAAGCCGCTGCCCGAG GGCAGGGCCGTGGGCCAGAGGACCCCGCTGTGGCTGCGGGCCCGCTTTCAGGCGCTGCTCTTCGCCCTGGGCTGCCGGATCCAGCGGCACTGCGGGAAGGTGCTCTTCGTGGGGCTGCTGGTGTTCGGGGCGCTGGCCGTGGGACTGCGGGTGGCCTCCATCGAGACCGACATCGAGCACCTCTGGGTGGAAG CGGGCAGCCGGGTGAGCCAGGAGCTGCGCTACACCAAGGAGAAGTTGGGCGAGGAGTCCGTCTACACCTCCCAGATGTTGATCCAGACCCCGAAGAAGGATGGCGATAACATCCTGACGCAGGAGGCCCTGCAGCTCCACCTCGAGGCGGCCTTGGCCGCCAGCAAGGTTCAAGTCTCACTGTACGGAAA ATCGTGGGATTTGAACAAGATCTGCTACAAGTCGGGTGTCCCCATCATTGAGAACGGCATGATCGAGAGG ATGATAGAGAAGCTGTTCCCTTGTGTGATCCTGACGCCGCTGGATTGCTTCTGGGAAGGCTCCAAGCTGCAGGGAGGCTCAGCCTATCTCCC tGGCCGCCCAGACATCCAGTGGAGCAACCTGGACCCTCTGCAGCTGATGGAGGAGTTGGGGCAGTTCACATCCCTGGAAGGCTTCAAAGAGCTGCTAGACAAGGCAGAGGTGGGACAGGCTTACATGGAGCGGCCCTGCCtggacccccgggacccccagtgtccccccagtgcccccaaCAAGCAGAGCCAGCAG AGCCCCGACATCCCGGCCGAGCTCTCGGGGGGCTGCCACGGCTTCTCCAGGAAGTTCATgcgctggcagcaggagctgatttTAGGCGGCACGACCAAAGACTCCCAGGGCAAGCTGCTACG CGCCGAGGCCCTGCAGACCATGTTCCTCCTCATGAGCCCCCGGCAGCTCTATGAGCACTTCAAGGATGACTACGAGATCCATGATATCAGCTGGACCGAGGAGAAGGCAGGAGCCATCCTGGAGGCCTGGCAGAGGAAATTCGTGGAG ctggcacaggaCTCCATCCCTCCCAACGCCACACAGAGCGTCCATGCTTTCTCCACCACCACGCTCAACGACATCATGAAGTCCTTCTCTGACGTCAGCGTCATCCGGGTGGCTGGGGGCTACCTCCTCATG CTGGCCTACGCCTGTGTCACCATGCTGCGGTGGGACTGCTCCAAATCCCAAGGGGCTGTGGGCCTGGCTGGGGTCCTGCTTGTGGCTCTCTCCGTCGCCTCTGGCCTGGGGCTTTGCTCACTGCTGGGCATCTCCTTCAATGCAGCCACCACCCAG GTCCTGCCCTTCCTGGCCCTCGGCATTGGGGTGGATGACATGTTCCTCTTGGCTCACGCCTTCACTGAGACAAGCCAGCACATCCCCTTCAAG gagcgGACAGGCGAGTGTCTGAAGCGCACGGGGACCAGTGTGGCTCTCACCTCTGTCAGCAACATGATCGCCTTCTTCATGGCAGCCCtggtgcccatccctgccctgcgtGCCTTCTCC CTGCAGGCTGCAGTGGTTGTTGTGTTCAACTTCGCCATGGTGctctttgttttccctgctATCCTGAGCCTGGACCTGCACCGCCGGGAGAAGCGCCGGCTCGACATCCTCTGCTGCTTCTACAG CCCTTGCTCCTCACGGGTCATCCAGATCCAGCCCCAAGAGCTTGCTGATGCCAACGACAACCATGCCTGCCACCCATCTCTTTACGGGCACCCTGGCGTGGCCACCAGCACCCAGATCACCACCACTGTGCAAGCCTTCACCCGGTGTGACCCCTCGGGCCACCACATTGTCACCGTCCTGCCACCCACCTCCCAAGTGTGCACCTCACCTGCCGTCCTCCTGCCCCACGCTGACCCCTTGGGCTCGCAGGTCTTCGCCCCATCCAGCTCCACCCGGGAtctgctgtcccagctggatGAGGCCAAGGGCGGGCGGGAGTGTGTTCCCCTGCCCTTCTGCCGCTGGAGCCTCGCTGATTTCGCCCGGGAGAAATACGCCCCGCTCCTGCTGCGCACCCGGACCAAG gtggtggtggtggtgctgttCCTGgcgctgctggggctgagcctcTACGGCACCACCATGGTGCATGATGGCCTCTACCTGACGGACATCGTGCCACGGGACACCAAGGCGCACGCCTTCATCTCGGCCCAGTTCAAGTACTTCTCCTTCTACAACATGTTCATTGTCACTAAGGGTGGCTTCCACTACCCGGGTGCCCAGGCTGCCCTGCTGAGCCTGCACCAGGCCTTCAGCACCGTCAAGTACGTGGTGCGGGAGGGCAACCGCGACCTGCCTAAAATGTGGCTCCATTACTTCCAGGACTGGCTGCGAG GGCTCCAGGCCACCTTTGACAGGGACTGGCAGGCCGGGCGCATCACCCATGATAGCTACCGCAATGGCTCTGAGGATGGGGCACTGGCGTACAAGCTCCTCATCCAGACTGGCAACAAGAAGGAGCCCTTCAACTTCAATCAG CTGACCACGCGGCGACTGGTGGACGAGAATGGCATCATCCCCCCCGACACCTTCTACATCTGCCTGACGGTGTGGGCCAGCAACGACCCCCTGGGCTTTGCCGCCTCCCAGGCCAACTTCTACCCCCCACCCCCTGAGTGGATTCATGACAAGTACGACACCACGGGCGAGAACCTGCGAA TCCCAGCAGCCCAACCGCTGGAATTCGCCCAGTTCCCTTTCTACCTGAGCGGGCTGCGTCGCACATCCGACTTTGTGGAGGCCATTGAGAGCGTACGGGCCATCTGCCGGGAGGCCGCCCAGCGCCACGGCGTGCTGAGCTACCCCAGCGGCTACCCCTTCCTCTTCTGGGAGCAGTACATCGGCCTGCGGCACTGGTTCCTGCTGGCCATCAGCATCCTGCTGGCCTGCACCTTCCTCGTCTGCGCCTTGCTGCTGCTCAACCCCTGGACCGCCGGCATCATC GTCTCCATCCTGGCCATGATGGCTGTGGAATTGTTTGGCATCATGGGGCTGATGGGCATCAAGCTGAGCGCCATCCCTGTGGTCATCCTCATCGCCTCGGTGGGCATCGGTGTGGAGTTTACTGTCCACGTGGCCCTG GGCTTCCTGACAGCTGCGGGGAGCAGGAATGTGCgctcagctgcagcactggagcACACTTTTGCCCCTGTGATGGATGGTGCTGTCTCCACCCTCCTGGGTGTCCTCATGCTGGCTGGCTCCGAGTTTGATTTTATCATGAG GTATTTCTTTGCGGTGCTGACCATCCTGacgctgctggggctgctcaatGGGCTGGTGCTGCTTCCCGTCCTGCTCTCTGTCATTGGGCCACCACCTGAG GCATCCCTGGTGGATAATGGCCCCTGCCTACCCCCTCCGGAGTCGGTACCCCCATGTCTGGGCCCTGGGGGTCTGTACATCCGGCGCGCTCCAGCCTGGCCCGCCACCTTCCCTGAGCCCTCTGACACGGAGCGCTGCACGGAGAGCGTGGGGCCAGGCAGCCCACGGGGACCCTTCGTTGTGCCCCCTGCCCCGGCACACATCCTGCTGGAGGCTGGCAAGGACCCCAGCTTCCCCCGCATCACT GTGCTGAAGCCCTACAAGGACAGCTTGGAGGTTCAGGGGAAGAAAGAGGCTTCTGGCCCTCAGCCTGCGGCACCCCTGCCCTTCGGGGAGCCGTGCACCACACTGCCCCGAGAGCACCCGCAGCCCGGCCCACCGGGCACCCGGCCGGTTCCCCCCGCAGCCCTGCCCACCTACAGCACCCACCTGCAGGGCCCTGCCGGCAGCTACACCACCGTCACGGCCACCGCGTCAGTGACAGTGGCCCTGCACCCCACACTGCCTGGCTCCTACCCCAGCTTCAGCCCCGAGGGCTTCGCCGGCAGCGAGCGGGGCTGCCTGGACGAGCCCAGTGCCAGCTGCACCGCCGTGCCCGATACCTTTGAGATGCAGAACATGGGACACCACGGGGCAGGTGCCCGGCGCTAG